One genomic region from Myxocyprinus asiaticus isolate MX2 ecotype Aquarium Trade chromosome 27, UBuf_Myxa_2, whole genome shotgun sequence encodes:
- the LOC127418409 gene encoding RDS/peripherin-like protein xRDS35 gives MVLLKLKFPFQKRVRLAQGLWLLSWVAMFSGAITFALGVFLKTELHRRSEVMHNMDIHIVPNLLMAVGLASVGINICAGKVCQDSLDPSRFPRWKTFLPPFFCISIFFTSLLMVAMILSYALQPSLEESLKIGLKNGIRFYKDTDTPGRCFQKETIDRLQIEFLCCGNTNYRDWFEVQWISNRYLDFTSKEVKDRVRSNVDGRYLVDGVPFSCCNPASSRPCIQYSLLDNAAHYNYEYQTEELNLHNRGCRQALVSYYMGLMNTIGPGVLSVFLLQMTVLVSLRYLQTAMEAVLGQENVEIETEGYILEKGVKESLLEMKEKVMNIIRFTQVGDASATTPTTDPEAAAATAAPEKAATPPS, from the exons ATGGTGTTGTTGAAACTAAAGTTCCCCTTCCAAAAGAGGGTGCGTCTGGCCCAGGGTCTCTGGCTGCTTTCTTGGGTAGCTATGTTCTCTGGAGCCATCACCTTTGCATTGGGAGTCTTCCTCAAAACTGAGCTACATCGCAGATCAGAG GTGATGCACAATATGGACATCCACATTGTGCCAAATCTGCTGATGGCAGTAGGACTAGCATCAGTGGGGATCAACATCTGTGCTGGTAAAGTCTGCCAGGACTCCTTGGACCCTTCACGCTTTCCACGCTGGAAGACTTTTCTTCCTCCATTCTTCTGCATCTCCATCTTCTTCACCTCCCTGCTAATGGTCGCCATGATTCTGAGCTACGCCCTGCAGCCCAGTCTGGAGGAGTCTCTGAAAATCGGCCTGAAGAACGGCATCCGTTTCTACAAG GACACAGACACACCAGGCCGTTGCTTCCAGAAAGAGACTATTGACCGTTTACAGATTGAGTTCCTGTGCTGTGGCAATACCAACTACAGGGACTGGTTTGAGGTGCAGTGGATCAGCAACCGTTACCTGGACTTTACATCCAAAGAAGTGAAAGA TCGTGTGAGGAGTAATGTGGACGGCCGTTATCTGGTGGACGGCGTTCCATTCAGCTGCTGTAACCCTGCCTCCTCCCGGCCCTGTATCCAGTACAGTCTCCTGGACAACGCCGCCCACTACAACTATGAGTATCAGACTGAGGAGCTGAACCTACACAACCGAGGTTGCCGCCAGGCTCTGGTCAGCTACTACATGGGTTTAATGAACACCATCGGCCCAGGTGTTCTGTCCGTTTTCCTTCTCCAG ATGACCGTGCTGGTGAGCTTGCGCTACCTGCAGACTGCAATGGAGGCCGTGTTGGGACAGGAGAATGTGGAGATCGAGACAGAGGGTTACATCCTGGAGAAGGGAGTGAAGGAGAGCTTGTTAGAGATGAAAGAGAAGGTGATGAATATAATCCGGTTCACTCAGGTGGGCGACGCATCTGCTACGACCCCGACCACAGACCCAGAGGCAGCAGCTGCAACTGCGGCCCCAGAAAAGGCAGCCACACCTCCCAGCTAA
- the LOC127418407 gene encoding signal element on autosome protein 2-like isoform X3: MERYFLPVRGPSEGEVKIQKHYHPIAHQHPHKDHYHHNQYHHQGSNSHSSSSSHGNSHDHHHHGNKHHHHRQPKVAVDPHGFTKRSSSSLSSSSSPSSSASWTSEPSLDDETYLTYNKPQHSLSCSNIPEVQQNIRDRESEDFDFDHRRPLHFQNPKQRHSLEYSGQLLPISQHGRSTPKLCRGHSRSVERLQQNKSRDYYSGEHSPMDHGPLYKTASLGQSLNVESTLKGRGVPKKAASSIHLPSKGILKNKDEGQKGGNFRKARSLEVLSTRVEVTGTSKQSSMEVARESFVKGKLQFSAFLDEITKQVISPSTLNSLGVTTQTPQKSPNIERKQYGARQKQDSVMPPPKQQPIRAERPDSGKTVSDSSSHSRLKKSQMGKNHARNLSSPPPPPPRHPPKAERHGTASDKQHHWQYSQLLTDGTSTSPEPCQSHLSKHKGRHQGSHGPSSYLHSKQEYKGSPPPLRAPGLDSESPSSKSSTSSEKSDKPKHMGHRRHSKPHRDSVSAVDKVQLLEQYNKELHENLLQTVACIENMEGELQCTKAELANFKEKYRRLQESYSVSQQAVSVLEQKLKSTVDSLHEERKFLLQKVVVLTKQLDTAQKTVVSLENINVPSLIRELLKKHVDSQEELEHFLYPQTSPGQSDSDQSRTQEFRENPSSVAKGEERVFEWSQAGQKCSDASQQLVTAFLPWKHDHDPWSGPELLRVKGSDSQLPSSVADGALILKTIADAKAPIHQVYQLAMNTDTNIVAMPTHSCSDITPNPYILDMGLKTQTGGESRRECTATLGKDPSDATYLTTQRMLDNLLSQIPPLPTYDGEGKQTGTGARELAGGH, encoded by the exons ATGGAAAGGTACTTCCTACCTGTGCGTGGTCCCTCTGAGGGTGAGGTCAAAATTCAAAAACATTACCATCCCATAGCTCATCAGCATCCTCACAAAGATCATTACCACCACAACCAATATCACCACCAAGGATCAAACAG TCACAGCTCTTCAAGTAGTCATGGGAATAGTCATGATCaccatcaccatggcaacaagcATCATCATCACAGGCAACCCAAAGTGGCTGTAGACCCCCATGGCTTCACTAAAAGGTCTTCCTCCAGCCTGTCTTCCTCTTCTTCCCCTTCTTCATCTGCCTCCTGGACTTCAGAACCCAGCTTGGATGATGAGACGTATCTTACGTACAACAAACCCCAGCATTCCCTGTCCTGCTCCAACATCCCAGAGGTCCAGCAGAACATTCGTGACAGAGAATCTGAGGACTTTGATTTTGATCATAGACGtccattacattttcaaaatccgaAGCAGCGCCACAGCCTAGAATATTCTGGCCAACTGCTTCCTATTTCCCAGCATGGACGTAGCACACCAAAACTCTGCCGGGGCCACAGCAGAAGTGTGGAGCGTCTCCAGCAAAATAAGTCCAGAGACTATTACTCTGGAGAACATTCCCCAATGGATCACGGCCCACTGTACAAGACTGCAAGCCTGGGACAAAGTCTGAATGTTGAAAGCACTCTTAAGGGCAGAGGAGTACCCAAGAAGGCTGCATCATCTATTCATTTGCCCAGCAAGGGCATTCTGAAAAACAAGGATGAGGGCCAGAAAGGAGGCAACTTTAGGAAGGCTAGGTCTTTGGAAGTGCTCTCCACCAGGGTGGAAGTCACGGGAACATCCAAGCAGAGCTCCATGGAAGTAGCGAGGGAAAGCTTTGTGAAAGGGAAGCTTCAGTTCTCTGCATTTTTGGATGAGATCACCAAACAGGTTATCAGTCCCTCTACACTTAACTCTCTTGGTGTCACCACACAGACACCCCAAAAATCTCCTAATATAGAACGCAAGCAGTACGGTGCCAGGCAAAAGCAGGACAGTGTCATGCCACCACCAAAGCAACAGCCCATCAGAGCTGAGAGACCTGATTCAGGAAAGACTGTCTCTGATTCCAGCTCACACTCACGACTCAAGAAATCCCAAATGGGCAAAAACCACGCCCGAAACCTTAGCAGTCCTCCTCCCCCACCACCCCGCCACCCCCCTAAAGCCGAAAGACATGGGACTGCTTCAGATAAACAGCACCACTGGCAATATTCTCAGCTGCTCACTGATGGAACCAGCACCAGCCCGGAGCCTTGCCAGAGCCACCTCTCTAAACACAAAGGACGGCATCAAGGCAGTCATGGCCCATCCAGCTATTTGCATTCTAAGCAGGAGTACAAGGGCTCCCCTCCTCCTCTCCGAGCCCCAGGGTTGGATTCGGAGTCTCCATCAAGCAAATCATCCACCAGCTCAGAGAAAAGTGACAAACCCAAACACATGGGACACCGGAGGCACTCTAAACCTCACAGG GATTCGGTCAGTGCTGTGGACAAAGTTCA GTTGCTGGAACAGTACAACAAAGAGCTGCATGAGAACCTGTTGCAGACTGTTGCATGCATCGAGAACATGGAGGGTGAATTGCAGTGTACCAAGGCAGAGTTGGCCAACTTCAAAGAGAAATACAGAAG GCTTCAGGAGAGCTATTCTGTTTCTCAGCAGGCAGTCAGTGTCCTGGAGCAGAAACTCAAGTCTACG GTAGACAGCTTGCATGAGGAAAGAAAGTTCCTCTTGCAAAAAGTTGTGGTTCTAACTAAACAGCTGGATACTGCCCAGAAGACTGTCGTATCTTTGGAAAACATCAAT GTTCCCTCTTTGATTAGAGAGCTGTTGAAAAAGCATGTTGACTCTCAAGAAGAATTGGAACACTTCTTGTATCCCCAAACATCCCCAGGCCAATCTGACAGTGACCAATCAAGGACTCAAGAGTTCAGAGAAAATCCATCATCCGTTGCAAAAGGGGAAGAACGAGTGTTTGAATGGTCACAGGCTGGACAGAAATGCTCAGATGCCAGCCAGCAGCTTGTTACAGCATTTTTGCCATGGAAACATGATCATGATCCGTGGTCAGGGCCAGAACTGCTCAGGGTTAAAGGAAGTGACTCACAACTTCCTTCCTCTGTAGCTGACGgtgcattaatcttaaaaacaatAGCAGATGCAAAGGCCCCAATTCATCAAGTGTATCAATTGGCCATGAATACAGATACCAATATTGTTGCCATGCCAACACACAGTTGTTCTGACATTACCCCAAACCCATATATCCTAGACATGGGGCTCAAAACACAGACAGGTGGTGAGTCAAGAAGAGAGTGTACTGCCACTCTGGGGAAAGACCCCAGTGATGCCACCTATCTTACAACACAGAGGATGCTAGATAATTTGTTGAGCCAGATTCCTCCACTCCCAACATACGATGGAGAGGGAAAACAGACAGGAACTGGGGCCAGGGAACTAGCCGGAGGACATTAA
- the LOC127418407 gene encoding uncharacterized protein LOC127418407 isoform X2 — protein MERYFLPVRGPSEGEVKIQKHYHPIAHQHPHKDHYHHNQYHHQGSNSSSSSHGNSHDHHHHGNKHHHHRQPKVAVDPHGFTKRSSSSLSSSSSPSSSASWTSEPSLDDETYLTYNKPQHSLSCSNIPEVQQNIRDRESEDFDFDHRRPLHFQNPKQRHSLEYSGQLLPISQHGRSTPKLCRGHSRSVERLQQNKSRDYYSGEHSPMDHGPLYKTASLGQSLNVESTLKGRGVPKKAASSIHLPSKGILKNKDEGQKGGNFRKARSLEVLSTRVEVTGTSKQSSMEVARESFVKGKLQFSAFLDEITKQVISPSTLNSLGVTTQTPQKSPNIERKQYGARQKQDSVMPPPKQQPIRAERPDSGKTVSDSSSHSRLKKSQMGKNHARNLSSPPPPPPRHPPKAERHGTASDKQHHWQYSQLLTDGTSTSPEPCQSHLSKHKGRHQGSHGPSSYLHSKQEYKGSPPPLRAPGLDSESPSSKSSTSSEKSDKPKHMGHRRHSKPHRVSSSKEQKMLKDSVSAVDKVQLLEQYNKELHENLLQTVACIENMEGELQCTKAELANFKEKYRRLQESYSVSQQAVSVLEQKLKSTVDSLHEERKFLLQKVVVLTKQLDTAQKTVVSLENINVPSLIRELLKKHVDSQEELEHFLYPQTSPGQSDSDQSRTQEFRENPSSVAKGEERVFEWSQAGQKCSDASQQLVTAFLPWKHDHDPWSGPELLRVKGSDSQLPSSVADGALILKTIADAKAPIHQVYQLAMNTDTNIVAMPTHSCSDITPNPYILDMGLKTQTGGESRRECTATLGKDPSDATYLTTQRMLDNLLSQIPPLPTYDGEGKQTGTGARELAGGH, from the exons ATGGAAAGGTACTTCCTACCTGTGCGTGGTCCCTCTGAGGGTGAGGTCAAAATTCAAAAACATTACCATCCCATAGCTCATCAGCATCCTCACAAAGATCATTACCACCACAACCAATATCACCACCAAGGATCAAACAG CTCTTCAAGTAGTCATGGGAATAGTCATGATCaccatcaccatggcaacaagcATCATCATCACAGGCAACCCAAAGTGGCTGTAGACCCCCATGGCTTCACTAAAAGGTCTTCCTCCAGCCTGTCTTCCTCTTCTTCCCCTTCTTCATCTGCCTCCTGGACTTCAGAACCCAGCTTGGATGATGAGACGTATCTTACGTACAACAAACCCCAGCATTCCCTGTCCTGCTCCAACATCCCAGAGGTCCAGCAGAACATTCGTGACAGAGAATCTGAGGACTTTGATTTTGATCATAGACGtccattacattttcaaaatccgaAGCAGCGCCACAGCCTAGAATATTCTGGCCAACTGCTTCCTATTTCCCAGCATGGACGTAGCACACCAAAACTCTGCCGGGGCCACAGCAGAAGTGTGGAGCGTCTCCAGCAAAATAAGTCCAGAGACTATTACTCTGGAGAACATTCCCCAATGGATCACGGCCCACTGTACAAGACTGCAAGCCTGGGACAAAGTCTGAATGTTGAAAGCACTCTTAAGGGCAGAGGAGTACCCAAGAAGGCTGCATCATCTATTCATTTGCCCAGCAAGGGCATTCTGAAAAACAAGGATGAGGGCCAGAAAGGAGGCAACTTTAGGAAGGCTAGGTCTTTGGAAGTGCTCTCCACCAGGGTGGAAGTCACGGGAACATCCAAGCAGAGCTCCATGGAAGTAGCGAGGGAAAGCTTTGTGAAAGGGAAGCTTCAGTTCTCTGCATTTTTGGATGAGATCACCAAACAGGTTATCAGTCCCTCTACACTTAACTCTCTTGGTGTCACCACACAGACACCCCAAAAATCTCCTAATATAGAACGCAAGCAGTACGGTGCCAGGCAAAAGCAGGACAGTGTCATGCCACCACCAAAGCAACAGCCCATCAGAGCTGAGAGACCTGATTCAGGAAAGACTGTCTCTGATTCCAGCTCACACTCACGACTCAAGAAATCCCAAATGGGCAAAAACCACGCCCGAAACCTTAGCAGTCCTCCTCCCCCACCACCCCGCCACCCCCCTAAAGCCGAAAGACATGGGACTGCTTCAGATAAACAGCACCACTGGCAATATTCTCAGCTGCTCACTGATGGAACCAGCACCAGCCCGGAGCCTTGCCAGAGCCACCTCTCTAAACACAAAGGACGGCATCAAGGCAGTCATGGCCCATCCAGCTATTTGCATTCTAAGCAGGAGTACAAGGGCTCCCCTCCTCCTCTCCGAGCCCCAGGGTTGGATTCGGAGTCTCCATCAAGCAAATCATCCACCAGCTCAGAGAAAAGTGACAAACCCAAACACATGGGACACCGGAGGCACTCTAAACCTCACAGGGTGAGCTCATCAAAAGAACAAAAGATGCTAAAA GATTCGGTCAGTGCTGTGGACAAAGTTCA GTTGCTGGAACAGTACAACAAAGAGCTGCATGAGAACCTGTTGCAGACTGTTGCATGCATCGAGAACATGGAGGGTGAATTGCAGTGTACCAAGGCAGAGTTGGCCAACTTCAAAGAGAAATACAGAAG GCTTCAGGAGAGCTATTCTGTTTCTCAGCAGGCAGTCAGTGTCCTGGAGCAGAAACTCAAGTCTACG GTAGACAGCTTGCATGAGGAAAGAAAGTTCCTCTTGCAAAAAGTTGTGGTTCTAACTAAACAGCTGGATACTGCCCAGAAGACTGTCGTATCTTTGGAAAACATCAAT GTTCCCTCTTTGATTAGAGAGCTGTTGAAAAAGCATGTTGACTCTCAAGAAGAATTGGAACACTTCTTGTATCCCCAAACATCCCCAGGCCAATCTGACAGTGACCAATCAAGGACTCAAGAGTTCAGAGAAAATCCATCATCCGTTGCAAAAGGGGAAGAACGAGTGTTTGAATGGTCACAGGCTGGACAGAAATGCTCAGATGCCAGCCAGCAGCTTGTTACAGCATTTTTGCCATGGAAACATGATCATGATCCGTGGTCAGGGCCAGAACTGCTCAGGGTTAAAGGAAGTGACTCACAACTTCCTTCCTCTGTAGCTGACGgtgcattaatcttaaaaacaatAGCAGATGCAAAGGCCCCAATTCATCAAGTGTATCAATTGGCCATGAATACAGATACCAATATTGTTGCCATGCCAACACACAGTTGTTCTGACATTACCCCAAACCCATATATCCTAGACATGGGGCTCAAAACACAGACAGGTGGTGAGTCAAGAAGAGAGTGTACTGCCACTCTGGGGAAAGACCCCAGTGATGCCACCTATCTTACAACACAGAGGATGCTAGATAATTTGTTGAGCCAGATTCCTCCACTCCCAACATACGATGGAGAGGGAAAACAGACAGGAACTGGGGCCAGGGAACTAGCCGGAGGACATTAA
- the LOC127418407 gene encoding uncharacterized protein LOC127418407 isoform X1 — MERYFLPVRGPSEGEVKIQKHYHPIAHQHPHKDHYHHNQYHHQGSNSHSSSSSHGNSHDHHHHGNKHHHHRQPKVAVDPHGFTKRSSSSLSSSSSPSSSASWTSEPSLDDETYLTYNKPQHSLSCSNIPEVQQNIRDRESEDFDFDHRRPLHFQNPKQRHSLEYSGQLLPISQHGRSTPKLCRGHSRSVERLQQNKSRDYYSGEHSPMDHGPLYKTASLGQSLNVESTLKGRGVPKKAASSIHLPSKGILKNKDEGQKGGNFRKARSLEVLSTRVEVTGTSKQSSMEVARESFVKGKLQFSAFLDEITKQVISPSTLNSLGVTTQTPQKSPNIERKQYGARQKQDSVMPPPKQQPIRAERPDSGKTVSDSSSHSRLKKSQMGKNHARNLSSPPPPPPRHPPKAERHGTASDKQHHWQYSQLLTDGTSTSPEPCQSHLSKHKGRHQGSHGPSSYLHSKQEYKGSPPPLRAPGLDSESPSSKSSTSSEKSDKPKHMGHRRHSKPHRVSSSKEQKMLKDSVSAVDKVQLLEQYNKELHENLLQTVACIENMEGELQCTKAELANFKEKYRRLQESYSVSQQAVSVLEQKLKSTVDSLHEERKFLLQKVVVLTKQLDTAQKTVVSLENINVPSLIRELLKKHVDSQEELEHFLYPQTSPGQSDSDQSRTQEFRENPSSVAKGEERVFEWSQAGQKCSDASQQLVTAFLPWKHDHDPWSGPELLRVKGSDSQLPSSVADGALILKTIADAKAPIHQVYQLAMNTDTNIVAMPTHSCSDITPNPYILDMGLKTQTGGESRRECTATLGKDPSDATYLTTQRMLDNLLSQIPPLPTYDGEGKQTGTGARELAGGH, encoded by the exons ATGGAAAGGTACTTCCTACCTGTGCGTGGTCCCTCTGAGGGTGAGGTCAAAATTCAAAAACATTACCATCCCATAGCTCATCAGCATCCTCACAAAGATCATTACCACCACAACCAATATCACCACCAAGGATCAAACAG TCACAGCTCTTCAAGTAGTCATGGGAATAGTCATGATCaccatcaccatggcaacaagcATCATCATCACAGGCAACCCAAAGTGGCTGTAGACCCCCATGGCTTCACTAAAAGGTCTTCCTCCAGCCTGTCTTCCTCTTCTTCCCCTTCTTCATCTGCCTCCTGGACTTCAGAACCCAGCTTGGATGATGAGACGTATCTTACGTACAACAAACCCCAGCATTCCCTGTCCTGCTCCAACATCCCAGAGGTCCAGCAGAACATTCGTGACAGAGAATCTGAGGACTTTGATTTTGATCATAGACGtccattacattttcaaaatccgaAGCAGCGCCACAGCCTAGAATATTCTGGCCAACTGCTTCCTATTTCCCAGCATGGACGTAGCACACCAAAACTCTGCCGGGGCCACAGCAGAAGTGTGGAGCGTCTCCAGCAAAATAAGTCCAGAGACTATTACTCTGGAGAACATTCCCCAATGGATCACGGCCCACTGTACAAGACTGCAAGCCTGGGACAAAGTCTGAATGTTGAAAGCACTCTTAAGGGCAGAGGAGTACCCAAGAAGGCTGCATCATCTATTCATTTGCCCAGCAAGGGCATTCTGAAAAACAAGGATGAGGGCCAGAAAGGAGGCAACTTTAGGAAGGCTAGGTCTTTGGAAGTGCTCTCCACCAGGGTGGAAGTCACGGGAACATCCAAGCAGAGCTCCATGGAAGTAGCGAGGGAAAGCTTTGTGAAAGGGAAGCTTCAGTTCTCTGCATTTTTGGATGAGATCACCAAACAGGTTATCAGTCCCTCTACACTTAACTCTCTTGGTGTCACCACACAGACACCCCAAAAATCTCCTAATATAGAACGCAAGCAGTACGGTGCCAGGCAAAAGCAGGACAGTGTCATGCCACCACCAAAGCAACAGCCCATCAGAGCTGAGAGACCTGATTCAGGAAAGACTGTCTCTGATTCCAGCTCACACTCACGACTCAAGAAATCCCAAATGGGCAAAAACCACGCCCGAAACCTTAGCAGTCCTCCTCCCCCACCACCCCGCCACCCCCCTAAAGCCGAAAGACATGGGACTGCTTCAGATAAACAGCACCACTGGCAATATTCTCAGCTGCTCACTGATGGAACCAGCACCAGCCCGGAGCCTTGCCAGAGCCACCTCTCTAAACACAAAGGACGGCATCAAGGCAGTCATGGCCCATCCAGCTATTTGCATTCTAAGCAGGAGTACAAGGGCTCCCCTCCTCCTCTCCGAGCCCCAGGGTTGGATTCGGAGTCTCCATCAAGCAAATCATCCACCAGCTCAGAGAAAAGTGACAAACCCAAACACATGGGACACCGGAGGCACTCTAAACCTCACAGGGTGAGCTCATCAAAAGAACAAAAGATGCTAAAA GATTCGGTCAGTGCTGTGGACAAAGTTCA GTTGCTGGAACAGTACAACAAAGAGCTGCATGAGAACCTGTTGCAGACTGTTGCATGCATCGAGAACATGGAGGGTGAATTGCAGTGTACCAAGGCAGAGTTGGCCAACTTCAAAGAGAAATACAGAAG GCTTCAGGAGAGCTATTCTGTTTCTCAGCAGGCAGTCAGTGTCCTGGAGCAGAAACTCAAGTCTACG GTAGACAGCTTGCATGAGGAAAGAAAGTTCCTCTTGCAAAAAGTTGTGGTTCTAACTAAACAGCTGGATACTGCCCAGAAGACTGTCGTATCTTTGGAAAACATCAAT GTTCCCTCTTTGATTAGAGAGCTGTTGAAAAAGCATGTTGACTCTCAAGAAGAATTGGAACACTTCTTGTATCCCCAAACATCCCCAGGCCAATCTGACAGTGACCAATCAAGGACTCAAGAGTTCAGAGAAAATCCATCATCCGTTGCAAAAGGGGAAGAACGAGTGTTTGAATGGTCACAGGCTGGACAGAAATGCTCAGATGCCAGCCAGCAGCTTGTTACAGCATTTTTGCCATGGAAACATGATCATGATCCGTGGTCAGGGCCAGAACTGCTCAGGGTTAAAGGAAGTGACTCACAACTTCCTTCCTCTGTAGCTGACGgtgcattaatcttaaaaacaatAGCAGATGCAAAGGCCCCAATTCATCAAGTGTATCAATTGGCCATGAATACAGATACCAATATTGTTGCCATGCCAACACACAGTTGTTCTGACATTACCCCAAACCCATATATCCTAGACATGGGGCTCAAAACACAGACAGGTGGTGAGTCAAGAAGAGAGTGTACTGCCACTCTGGGGAAAGACCCCAGTGATGCCACCTATCTTACAACACAGAGGATGCTAGATAATTTGTTGAGCCAGATTCCTCCACTCCCAACATACGATGGAGAGGGAAAACAGACAGGAACTGGGGCCAGGGAACTAGCCGGAGGACATTAA